One window from the genome of Salvelinus sp. IW2-2015 linkage group LG30, ASM291031v2, whole genome shotgun sequence encodes:
- the hsd17b8 gene encoding (3R)-3-hydroxyacyl-CoA dehydrogenase, which produces MAATTRLISRLTVVTGGGSGIGRAVCQRFASEGAIVVVADISEESANQTLGILNHDHKGQDHMAFAVDVSSRESVEKLLTSIQCRYFQPPSVCVNAAGITRDEFLLKMEDEDFDQVIQVNLKGTFLLTQAVGKALVACGAPKGSIITVGSIVGKVGNIGQANYSASKAGVEGLTRTAAKELSRYGIRCNCVLPGFITTPMTDKVPEKVISQLTSMVPLGRMGEPAEVADVCAFLASDDSRYITGTSIEVTGGLFIG; this is translated from the exons GAGGGGGCAGCGGGATTGGCCGAGCCGTATGCCAGCGATTTGCCTCCGAGGGTGCCATAGTGGTGGTCGCTGACATCAGCGAGGAGTCAGCCAATCAGACCCTGGGCATCCTGAACCATGACCACAAAGGGCAGGACCACATGGCGTTTGCTGTGGATGTTTCATCAAGGGAGAGTGTAGAGAAACTACTCACAAGCATACAG TGTCGGTACTTCCAGCCTCCCTCAGTATGTGTGAATGCTGCAGGGATCACTCGGGATGAGTTCCTCCTGAAAATGGAGGACGAGGACTTTGACCAGGTTATCCAAGTCAACCTAAAG gGTACATTCCTCCTGACTCAGGCTGTTGGCAAGGCTCTGGTTGCCTGTGGAGCTCCTAAAGGCTCCATTATTACTGTGGGCAGCATTGTGGGCAAG GTGGGCAATATTGGACAGGCAAACTACTCTGCTTCCAAAGCAGGTGTGGAGGGCCTGACCAGAACTGCAGCCAAGGAGCTGAGCAG ATATGGGATCCGGTGTAACTGTGTGCTTCCGGGGTTTATAACCACGCCCATGACTGATAAAGTACCAGAGAAAGTAATCAGTCAG ctTACGTCYATGGTGCCACTGGGGAGGATGGGAGAGCCTGCAG aggtAGCTGATGTATGTGCCTTTCTGGCTTCAGATGACTCTCGTTACATCACCGGAACCAGTATTGAAGTAACAG GAGGCCTTTTCATTGGCTGA